CCCCAGCTGCGAATCGGGGGCCCTTGGGACAGCACTTGACCCCACTCTGACCCTCTCATCAATACCGCATTGGGTTCAGCGCCTATGTTGCGGGCATCGGGCCCCCTCTACGCTACACATTACTATTCCATTGGGGCTTAACGTTTACGTCGAACACTACACAATGCGTCTTTGCTGATTCTGCAGAGAGCACCAAGATAGACATGCAAAAGGGTTTTCGGAGTCGATGAGGATATCAGAATATAACACTGCAGATGTAGCTATCCTAATTTGGCATTGATGGTGTCTGGCGAGATTTTTAACGAAGGGCTAGCCGCTATGCTTCAGAGTAGCCGTCGCGGTGGCATTGCATTGTTTGAGCTAAAGCCTGGCAGCACTCTAGAGTATGGGCTTGTACGTGCAAACTATACAGAGAATGGAGAGCTTGAAGTCTGTGATCCCTACGGCTGCACTAGGGCACGGATTCTCGGCTCTACAAGGGTTGGCTTGCAGCCAGTAGCCCCAGTACATAGGCCTTCGAGAATTTCGAACTGTATCTACCTAGAGTTTCCCGAGCCACTCGTAGTCCACAGTGGTACGCATATCTGGGCTGTCGTGCCGTTCGATCTAGCTGTCATGACTAGGAGCGTTGTAATAGGCTATGTAGCGCCTCTTCGAGTAAAATACACCCTTATTGGTGATATAGTTGATGGCAATATTTGTAGGTAC
This DNA window, taken from Hyperthermus butylicus DSM 5456, encodes the following:
- a CDS encoding DUF432 domain-containing protein, whose translation is MLQSSRRGGIALFELKPGSTLEYGLVRANYTENGELEVCDPYGCTRARILGSTRVGLQPVAPVHRPSRISNCIYLEFPEPLVVHSGTHIWAVVPFDLAVMTRSVVIGYVAPLRVKYTLIGDIVDGNICRYYRTRIAKEPAVLKLEPGEAVMEIMFRGEEASLSGVGFHIAGLQFYSDGSIIYYPRLEVVVSGQRAESKLSGRPNVEDLRPLGARMHLPRIPITQTFVTPLG